The sequence GATTTGCCCTAAGAGGATAAAGAAGATGATAAAACCCGCAGCCTCAAAGTATACTGGCTGACCAGTAAAAAGGGCAAATACACTATAGACATAGGCTACCAGGGTTCCAAGAGCTACCAAGGTATCCATATTGGAATGGTGCTTCTTAAATGAGGCCCAGGCACTCTTGATAAAAGGAACTCCTGCTACCAACATGATCGGCGTTGTCGCTAGAAAAGTCCCCCAGCGACTGACTGGATGGGATACAAAGCCTGCCATCATCCCGATCATCAAGATCAATAAGGGAAGAGTAAAGATACTAGTAATCCAAAAGCGACCCAGTAAACTCAAGACACGACGGCGTTTTTCCACAACCGTGTAGGAACCCTTTTGCATCTTCATTCCACATGAAAACTCAAAGTCCCCTGTTTCTGTCGGGGTAAAGGAAATGACCTTATCCACACCGACTTCCAAAGGCTCTAAAATCCCCTGATCTTCAAACAAAATCTCCTTGTAACAGCCGGAAGGATTGACCCGATGGAAGGTGATTTCAGCAGGAATCCCTTTTTGGAGTTGAAATTCTTTGGGACTATAGCCCTTTTCTGCTGTAATACGGATCTTTTGCACTCCGTTTTCCACAACTGCTTTTTGTTTTTCTGCCATACCTACTCCTTTATTCCACAATCATGTGACCATGCATCATATTCATACCACATGAATACCCATATTCGCCCGCTTTTTCTGGCGTAATTTCAATGACATGTTTTTCACCCAAAGGCAAATCTTCATGCACCCCAAAGTCTGGAAAGACCACTTGGTCAAGACATGAAGAGGGATCCTTGCGGTTAAAGATGATCCGGGCTGGAACATTCTTTTTCAGAACGATGGTTTCAGGCGAATAGCCCCCCATGACTTCGACTTCAATTTCTTGATAACCTGATTTTTGACGAGCGTGGTCACTCATCTTTTCATGTTCTGCAAAGAACCACCAAGCAATAAAGACAACCACAAGTATACAAACAATACTAATCACCAATCCAAACATGAAATTTCCTTCTTTCTATTACATACAATTGCAAGGGACTATTTCGACAGCCTCTGCTTTCTTTTCTTCAAGGACCTGCTGCAGCTGATTAAGATCTGCTAGCGTAAAGTCACTCGCCTGAATCACGTTTTCAAGCACCTGAACAATCCTTTTTGAACAAACCTTGTCCTTCACATCCTCAACGACCAAGTCTAAACTCTGGTCCTGCGTCAACAGAGCCGAGTAGACAAAGGCTTTGCCTGCTTTTTCTCTAGTCAGACACCCCTTTTCCACTAAGCGCGTCAAGAGGGTCTTGATCGTCGACTTCGACCAATCAAAGCGCTCGGACAAGACTGCGATCAAATCCGTGCTGGTCTGCTTGCCTTCCATCCAGATAATCTTCATGATGCGCCATTCCGCATTGGAAATTTGCATAGCCTCTCCTTTCAAAATCTACATTTGTAAATCTTATAATGCTATTCTACTCCTAAGATTTACATTTGTCAACCTTAAAAAATAAAAAAATTTCCTCTTGGAAATAGGGGAAGGTAGACAATCTGTTTTTACAAAAAATCATCTAAAGAGCTCTAAAAATAAATAGAAAAAATTTCAATTATAAGAACCATCAAAGCATCTATTGAAACTTTCCGCTGTGAGAAAAGTGCCTGAAACAATTATGTTTCAGGCACACGGGAGTTTTGGAACCTTAGGTCCAAAACTAAGTCATGGAACTTCTACGAAGTTCGCTGACGTCCGTAACTCACCTAAGGAAAGTTTCTAAGAGGACTTTATCTTCAATCTGAAAGCTTCCTTTGAAGATTTGTCTGATTGGGCTTTTTTTCGCTCCCTATTTTTGTCTCTATAACGTCTCCTGCAGAGCTTGAGCTAGGATGCGGTAACCAGCCACACTTAAATGAAGGCCATCTGTCGTATAGGCTTCTGCCAACTGCCCCTCTTCATCCAATAAAGACGAATACACATCGACATAGCTGACCTGGTGGTAGGCCTGGGCCAATTCTTGATAGGCCTGGTTGAGGGCTTGAATTTTTTCATTGGTCCGGATATAGACTTTTTGTTTGTAGCGCTCTCCTTGACTGACTGGTAGAACCGAGATCAGGTTGATGTTCGTCAGTGGAAAGTCACGCATGATCGCTTGTAAGACTGCTTCTACATTATCTAAGGTATCCTTTTGAGGAATTTCTTTTCCGATATCATTGGTCCCAATCAAAAGAAAGATCTGATCCACCGCCGTTCCAAAGACATGGGCGTCTAGATGCTCACGAAGGAGAACCGTCTTATAGCCTCGCACTCCTCGATTGACCATGTGCTTGGGACTTTGTAATAGTTCATGAATGGGAAAATACTCTACGATGGAGTCTCCGATAAAGATCAAACCAGGCTCCTTCAGAGGGTCTTGATTGAGTTCCCGATAGGTTGTTATGATTTTTTCCTGCTCCTTTAAGAGCCAGTCTTCTAACAGTTGTACTGCCATCTAATTCTTTCCTTTCACTTGTTCCCAGGGGGTCAATCCTAGATACTCTTCGATCACCTGGTAGACAC comes from Streptococcus parasanguinis ATCC 15912 and encodes:
- a CDS encoding cupredoxin domain-containing protein, which encodes MFGLVISIVCILVVVFIAWWFFAEHEKMSDHARQKSGYQEIEVEVMGGYSPETIVLKKNVPARIIFNRKDPSSCLDQVVFPDFGVHEDLPLGEKHVIEITPEKAGEYGYSCGMNMMHGHMIVE
- a CDS encoding CopY/TcrY family copper transport repressor, producing the protein MQISNAEWRIMKIIWMEGKQTSTDLIAVLSERFDWSKSTIKTLLTRLVEKGCLTREKAGKAFVYSALLTQDQSLDLVVEDVKDKVCSKRIVQVLENVIQASDFTLADLNQLQQVLEEKKAEAVEIVPCNCM
- a CDS encoding SGNH/GDSL hydrolase family protein — encoded protein: MAVQLLEDWLLKEQEKIITTYRELNQDPLKEPGLIFIGDSIVEYFPIHELLQSPKHMVNRGVRGYKTVLLREHLDAHVFGTAVDQIFLLIGTNDIGKEIPQKDTLDNVEAVLQAIMRDFPLTNINLISVLPVSQGERYKQKVYIRTNEKIQALNQAYQELAQAYHQVSYVDVYSSLLDEEGQLAEAYTTDGLHLSVAGYRILAQALQETL